GAAGCTGTGAATGCGTGGGACTTCTACAGGGGAGTGGTTGCGCTGGAATACAGCTACTGTGCAAAGCAGGGCTACGAGGCGAAGCATGTGGAGAGAGAGGACTGCAAGAGCTGCCTTGTTTGTGTTTTGCCAGACGGAAGGGAGGTGGAGGTTGCTGAGCTCATGGGCCTGAGCTTTGAGGAGACAACGTGTGGGGATGGAGTTTGCGGGATTCCTGAAAATTACTCATCCTGCCCTCAGGATTGCAGTTCCGGGGAGGAGGATGGATACTGTGATGCAGTAAAGGATGGTATTTGCGACCCTGACTGCACGAAGGGTGAAGATGCTGACTGTGCTGAGAATTTAGAGGGGGGTGCAACAACAGTTACAGCCACCACAATTACTCCAAGCGAGGTGAAGAGAACTCCGGGGTTTGAGGCGCTGGAAGTGCTTGCAGCTTTAGCCTTGGTTCTTGCAGTGAGCAGAAGAAGGATTTAACTTTTCATTTTTTAAAATCAGTGGACTTTTAACAAGTTCACACGTTCCGAAGTTCGAAAATCATACTTTAGACTTCCCTAAACCTCCAATTTTCCATTAAAAGCCCACAAAACTTTTCGAAACCTATTTAAAGAAAAAGTTAAAAATTTTTCATGCGAATTGGTGTTCTTGTAGCGGGCCTTTTTGGAGTCCTGCTTCTTGCTGCAATGGTGCAGGCCCAGTGCCCTGAGGGCTGCGCCTGCCTTGACAAGGCGACAGCTGAAAAGTACGGGCTGAGCAAGCTCTGCTCGGATAAGCCATGCGGTGAAACAACCAAGGGGGAGCCCAAATACTGCTTCCAGACCTACACCTGTCCCGATAACTGCTATTGCCTGACCGAAGAGGAGGCGAAGGCTGAGGGATTGACCACGTGCGGAGACCAGATGATGGTTTGCGGGGAAAAGGAAGGGAAGCTCCTTTACTGCTTCTCCAAACCTGTCTGTCCTGAGGGATGCGTTTGTTTAACCAAGGAGGATGCGGAGAAGAAGGGATACACGGAGCTTTGCAGCGATGATGTTTGCGACTACACCATCTCACAAACCCCGACAGCAGTGGTAAAGGTTCCGATGTACTGCTGGAAGGCTGTTCCTACAACAACCACCACTACCACCACAACCACTCCAGCAACCTGCCCTGACAACTGCAACTGCCTGACAGAGGAGGAGGCGAAGGAAAAGTTTACCTGCCCAACTCTTTGTGGCGATGCGATTTGCGGTTACGATGAGAAAACTCCGAAGTACTGCTTCAGGGACAACTGCACTGCAAATGTTTCCTGCCCCTTCGGATGCGAGTGCCTGACGGATGAGGAGGCAAAAGAAAAGGGCTACACAGAGCCCTGCGGAGATTATGAGTGCGGTCTCATCGGGGATAATGTGGTAAAGCACTGCTATAAGAAGCCCTACGAGTGCCCTGAGGGCTGCAAGTGCCTCACTGACGAGGAGGTAAGGAAATATCTGGAGGAGGGGTATGTAGTTGAAAAGTGCGGCGAGGAAAAGTGCAGCGAAAAGGGAATGTGCTACAAAATCTCCTCCCCCACCTGCCCTGCTGGCTGCGAATGCCTGAGCGATGAGGAGGTGAAGAAGTACGAGTCCTCTGGTATAAAGCTCGAGCGCTGCACTTCCCAGCCATGCGGTGATGGCAAGTACTGCTACAGGAAGGTTGAGGAAATCTGCCCAGCTGGATGTGAGTGCCTCTCCAAGGAGGAGGGGTATGCAAAGGGCATGGAGTTCTGTCAGGACTCTGCAGGAAACCTGATAAGGTGTGGTGTAATCGATGCTGAGCATGGAGTTTACAAGTACTGCTTCAGAGAGGCCGAAAAGTGTCACTTTGACAGAGCAAAATCTGTCTGCACGGGCTACTGCGAGAGTGGAGAGTGCGAGTTCTCGGCAGATTACCAGCTTTGCGTCGAAGATTGCAAGATGAAGTACGAGGAGTGCCTGAAGGGCGACGTTCCTGAGGAGGAGTGCAAGAAAGTCTATGAAGAGTGCTGGAGTGGCTGCAAACCATCCTGTGAGTGTAAGCCCATAACCTGCCCTGCAGGCTGCGAATGTCTCAACGAGGAGACGGTTAAGAAGTACCAGTCTGCAGGCTACACAGTTGAGCGCTGTGCTGCCGAAACCTGCCTTGCTGGAAACTACTGCTACAGAGTCACGCCTCAAAAGTGCCACTTTGACTACGAGAAGGAGCAGTGCGTTGGCGGTTGCGACGTCGGGCAGTGCAATCTAAACACCATTGTAAGAGACCCGAAGACGGGCAAGGTGGTTTACGGAGAGTGCGCCTGCAAGCCCGTGAACATCTGCCCAGCAGGATGCGAGTGTATGCCGAAAGAAAAGGCAGAGGAGGTATTCAGCAACCCACAAGCATGCAATCCAAATCCGTGTGCCGTTGAGAAGGTGAAAGACGAGAGAACAGGAGAGGAATGGGAGGTTTACTCCTACTGCTTCAGGGAAGGTGAGCAGGCCTGCCACTACGACAGGGAGAGCGGAAAGTGTGTTGGAGGATGCGAGAGGGGAGAGTGCACACTGATGAGAGACTCCTACGGAAATCCCTTCTGCAGCTGTCTTACCAAGATAACCCAGACAGTCCTCGAAACCAGCGTTGTTGAAAGAGCTTTACCACCCGAAGCTTCCCCGCTGACCTGCATTCCAGTCAAGCTCTACGTGAAACCAGCTTCGGGAGTTACGGGGATGATAATAACTGAAAACTACCCACAACAGTTCAGATTCGCATCACCATCCATCGCACCATCCTCATACGGAAATGGAACGGCGAAGTGGCTGCTTATGGACAAGAACGGGCTGAAAGAGCAGGAGATTGAGTATAAGCTTTGCCTGCCAAGAAATGCGGCTGGAGAGTACTACTTCAACGGCATCTGGGAGACTGACACCAATGCGGGAACCATTGTGGGGGATACCAGCATAAAAGTCATGCCATCCAGGACGAACTGGCCGCCGTGTCCTGTTACCGACAGCATGCTGCTCAACTACATCACCCAGTGGTCTGAGGGCAAGCTCTCCGACCTTGAGCTTCTGCAGGTTGTTGAAGTGTGGGATAAGGGGTGCTGAGGATGAGAGCTTTGTGGTTGGCATTGGTGCTGCTGATTCTTTCAATCCCCGCCGTTTCAGCTCAGATCACGGTTACAAGAGATTTGCCAGATTCGGCTAAGGTTGGAGACGAAATCACCGTCACTCTTGCCCTTACTATTGGCAGCGAGAAGCCGGCAGGAGCAATAATTGAAGAGAGCATTCCCGATGGTGCAAGCTACATCTCAAGCAGTCCTGAAGCGACAGTGAGTGAGGGGAAGCTGAAGTGGGCTTTTTATGGTGAGCAGCTAAAGGACATGACTTTGCAGTACACCGTTAAGGTCGAGAAGGCTGGAAAGCTGGAATTCAGCGGCACGGTAAAGACCCTGCTCGGAAACGAGAACATAGGTGGTGACAGCGAGCTTGAAGTTTCTGAGAAGTCCGCAGAGCAACCCAAGGGTACGCCCGGATTTGAGGCATTCGTAGCTGTGGCTGTAATAGGCTCAATAGCTCTGTTGAGAAGGAAACATTAAATTCTATTTTTTACAACACAAAAACCTATTTTTACCACCCGGCCAATTTAAGGCATGGAACTGCAGTTCGACGAGAAGGGCCTAATCCCCGTCATCACTCAGGATGTTAAAACGAAGGAGGTTTTGATGTTAGCCTACGCCAATGAAGAAGCCATTAAGCTCACCCTCAAAACAGGTTTCGCTCACTACTGGAGCAGGAGCAGAAAGAAGCTCTGGAAAAAGGGAGAAACTTCAGGAAATGTCCAGAGAGTGGTTGAAATCAGATACGACTGTGATTGTGATGCTCTGCTTTATTTGGTAGAGCAGAAGGGTAATGCCTGCCATACGGGCAATTACTCATGCTTCTACAGGAGGTTGGAAGGAGATGAAGTACGTTGTTGATACCAGTGTGGTTATATCAGGAAGAGTAACCGAAATGCTTGAAAGTGGGGAGATTAAAGGAACGATAATAGTTCCTGAAGCCGTAATGGCGGAGCTTGAAGCTCAGGCCAACTTTGGCAAGATGACAGGCTTTCAGGGGCTCAGCGAAATCGAGAAGCTTACGAAGCTCGCAAAGGATAAGGGATTTGAGGTCATTTTTGCGGGGGAGAGGCCAAAGCTTGAGCACATCAGACTTGCAAAGGGAGGGGAGATAGACAATCTGATAAGGGAAGTTGCTGCCGAGTTCGATGCTGTTCTCGTAACCTCCGACAGGGTTCAGCACTTGGTGGCGAGGGCAAAGGGCATAGAAACCATCTACGTCAGGCCTAGGGTTGTAAGACCCGAAAACACCCGAATAATGTCCTTCTTCACCCCCGACACGGCGAGCGTGCATCTGAGGGAGGGTGTGCCTCCCTACGCCAAGAGAGGGAGAATTGGAGACCTGAAGCTCGTAAAGCTCGATGACAGGCCGATGAGCTACGAAGAGCTTAACGAGATTGCCAACGAGATTCTGGAGGCTGCGAGGCAGGACGAGGACAGCAGCATCGAGATCGAGAGGAGAGGTGCAACAGTGGTTCAGCTCAGGGAACTCAGAATTGCCATTGCAGAGAGACCCTTTGCGGACAGGATGGAGATTACAGCAGTGAGGCCGATAGCTCAGGTCTCAATTGATGAATATGGAGTTAGCGAGGAGCTGAAGCGCAGAATAGTGGAGAGGCAGAGGGGAATTCTCATATCCGGCCCGCCCGGAGCGGGAAAGTCAACCTTCGCGGCGAGTGTGGCAAACTTCCTGCTTGAGAACGGATACATTGTCAAAACAATGGAGAGTCCAAGAGATTTGATGGTGAGAGATGAAATTACTCAGTATGCGCCGCTTGAGGGGGACATGTCCCTGACTTCGGACATCCTTCTTCTGGTAAGGCCTGATTATACAATCTACGACGAGCTCAGGAGAACGTCAGACTTTCAGGTTTTCGCGGATATGCGTTTAGCTGGGGTTGGAATGATCGGAGTAACACACGCCACAAGGGCGGTTGACGCGATACAGAGAATGATAGGCAGGGTGGAGCTCGGAATGATTCCACAGGTTGTTGACACGGTTGTTTTCATCGATGCTGGCAGAATAGTGAAGGTTTACGAGCTTTCCTTTACCGTCAAAGTGCCAACAGGGATGACGGAAGCTGATCTGGCGAGACCTGTTATAGAGGTCAGGGACTTTGAGACCAAGAATCTTGAATACGAGATCTACACCTACGGAGAGCAGGTTGTGGTGATGCCCATTGAGACAGACGAAAACCTGAAGGCTGCGCTGGAGGAGAAGAT
The nucleotide sequence above comes from Archaeoglobus fulgidus DSM 4304. Encoded proteins:
- a CDS encoding DUF333 domain-containing protein, which gives rise to MRRVLLCFLTLILLLPAASALRNPSAVYCEAMGYNYVIFSSPYGDVGKCVLPNGEAVNAWDFYRGVVALEYSYCAKQGYEAKHVEREDCKSCLVCVLPDGREVEVAELMGLSFEETTCGDGVCGIPENYSSCPQDCSSGEEDGYCDAVKDGICDPDCTKGEDADCAENLEGGATTVTATTITPSEVKRTPGFEALEVLAALALVLAVSRRRI
- the hisI gene encoding phosphoribosyl-AMP cyclohydrolase — protein: MELQFDEKGLIPVITQDVKTKEVLMLAYANEEAIKLTLKTGFAHYWSRSRKKLWKKGETSGNVQRVVEIRYDCDCDALLYLVEQKGNACHTGNYSCFYRRLEGDEVRC
- a CDS encoding PINc/VapC family ATPase — its product is MKYVVDTSVVISGRVTEMLESGEIKGTIIVPEAVMAELEAQANFGKMTGFQGLSEIEKLTKLAKDKGFEVIFAGERPKLEHIRLAKGGEIDNLIREVAAEFDAVLVTSDRVQHLVARAKGIETIYVRPRVVRPENTRIMSFFTPDTASVHLREGVPPYAKRGRIGDLKLVKLDDRPMSYEELNEIANEILEAARQDEDSSIEIERRGATVVQLRELRIAIAERPFADRMEITAVRPIAQVSIDEYGVSEELKRRIVERQRGILISGPPGAGKSTFAASVANFLLENGYIVKTMESPRDLMVRDEITQYAPLEGDMSLTSDILLLVRPDYTIYDELRRTSDFQVFADMRLAGVGMIGVTHATRAVDAIQRMIGRVELGMIPQVVDTVVFIDAGRIVKVYELSFTVKVPTGMTEADLARPVIEVRDFETKNLEYEIYTYGEQVVVMPIETDENLKAALEEKISKYVDDFEVEMVGRKAVIKVPEKHIPTLIGRKGRRIKNIEDEFKISIDVIPKEVEEEVEASVEESGKHYVIHAKGLEGRTVDVYAGDEYLFTALVSRKGWIRIRKDKEGGKSLRLALAKNLPIRLKVVG